The following proteins are co-located in the Streptomyces asiaticus genome:
- a CDS encoding putative quinol monooxygenase yields MAEEMPAGITDGEVMMINTLYINPGRWGEYQAALQEILPQARALEACLVLEAGQVADEPGTVILTERWRSGVEYVTEVLKLPMFEKYLAATEAMYAKPRTVVVLNSL; encoded by the coding sequence GTGGCAGAAGAGATGCCTGCCGGGATTACCGACGGCGAAGTAATGATGATCAACACCCTGTACATCAACCCGGGCCGGTGGGGCGAGTACCAGGCCGCGTTGCAAGAGATCCTGCCGCAAGCTCGCGCCCTTGAGGCGTGCCTCGTGTTGGAAGCTGGCCAGGTCGCTGACGAGCCGGGCACGGTGATCTTGACAGAGCGGTGGCGTAGTGGCGTTGAGTATGTCACCGAAGTTCTCAAGCTGCCGATGTTCGAGAAGTACCTCGCGGCGACGGAGGCGATGTATGCGAAACCCCGAACAGTAGTTGTGCTCAACTCGCTTTGA
- a CDS encoding IS5 family transposase (programmed frameshift): protein MSDDLVPDDLWDCVAPLLPPRRPRRRRYPGRLPVDDRAAPRGIVYVLRTGVAWADVPTETIGCSGVTCWRRLRDWTEAGVWPRLHAILLTELRTAGLLDMDDAAVDGSHVRALKRGAHTGPSPVDRGRRGSKHHVITDRHGTPLAVSVTGGNRHDVTQLMPLVDAIPRIRGLVGRPRHRPRRLFADRGYDYDKYRRLLRARGITPKIARKGTAHGSGLGKTRWVVERTFAWLHQFKRLRIRYEIRADLHLGLLQLACSIICLRRLRTSF, encoded by the exons GTGTCGGATGATCTTGTGCCTGATGATCTGTGGGATTGTGTCGCTCCGCTGCTCCCGCCTCGCCGGCCGCGGCGTCGGCGGTACCCCGGTCGGCTGCCCGTGGATGACCGTGCGGCTCCGCGCGGGATCGTCTACGTGCTGCGCACGGGTGTGGCCTGGGCGGACGTGCCGACCGAGACGATCGGCTGCAGTGGGGTGACGTGCTGGCGGCGTCTGCGGGACTGGACCGAGGCCGGCGTCTGGCCCCGCCTGCACGCAATCCTCCTCACAGAACTCCGCACGGCCGGACTGTTGGACATGGACGACGCCGCGGTCGACGGCTCGCACGTCCGGGCCCTCA AAAGGGGGGCTCACACCGGACCTTCGCCGGTCGACCGCGGCCGACGGGGCAGCAAGCACCATGTGATCACCGACCGGCACGGAACGCCCCTTGCAGTGTCGGTGACCGGCGGAAACCGTCACGACGTCACCCAGCTCATGCCCCTGGTGGACGCGATCCCCCGCATCCGCGGCCTGGTGGGCCGGCCACGTCACCGACCACGGCGGCTGTTCGCCGACCGCGGCTACGACTACGACAAATACCGGCGGCTCCTCCGCGCTCGCGGCATCACGCCGAAGATCGCCCGCAAGGGCACCGCCCACGGATCCGGCCTGGGCAAGACCAGGTGGGTCGTCGAGCGAACCTTCGCCTGGCTCCACCAGTTCAAACGCCTGCGGATTCGCTACGAGATACGAGCAGACCTCCACCTCGGACTGCTCCAACTCGCCTGCAGCATCATCTGCTTGAGACGACTCCGAACCTCATTCTGA
- a CDS encoding SgcJ/EcaC family oxidoreductase → MEQSVESMSAVPGRMYEAWNRGDAVGFFADFAEDALVAELEGSIYRSRADMVAAQEVAFTTVMKGSRLVQGEVLFARVVSPGVGVVHSRVGILMPGEEEPPPTRFVMQLLVMVWQEDRWIVTAMENARLLTMDGMVALEALNA, encoded by the coding sequence ATGGAGCAGTCGGTCGAGTCGATGAGTGCCGTTCCGGGGCGGATGTACGAGGCGTGGAACCGTGGGGACGCTGTCGGTTTCTTCGCCGACTTCGCCGAGGACGCCCTGGTCGCAGAGCTCGAGGGGAGCATCTACCGCAGCCGCGCCGACATGGTCGCGGCGCAGGAGGTGGCCTTCACGACGGTGATGAAAGGCTCTCGGCTGGTCCAGGGCGAGGTGCTGTTCGCCCGGGTCGTGAGCCCGGGTGTCGGCGTGGTGCACAGTCGCGTGGGCATCCTCATGCCGGGCGAGGAGGAACCGCCACCGACACGCTTCGTCATGCAACTCCTTGTGATGGTCTGGCAGGAAGACCGTTGGATAGTCACGGCCATGGAGAATGCCCGTCTGCTCACCATGGACGGCATGGTGGCCCTGGAGGCCCTGAACGCCTAA
- a CDS encoding helix-turn-helix domain-containing protein: protein MLSKRHDGGDFRAGVMARELGPLRLIELITPAGECFRDARCARAEDEALWQVELVTRGRARVEQGGRTAELGPADMVLVDPARPVRYASTACTHVTMLVSRRELRLRPGDADRLAGVRIQGDRGPGALVSALVRDMNRSLTGFRAGEAHRSGAAVIELISVALESQLHDVRSASDEVLRGRILGYIEARLSDQDLAPAKVAAAHHISVRRLHKLFEDQALPVAAHIRRRRLERCRADLLRGDRTVAAVAARWGFADPAHFSRLFKATYGCGAATLMSNNRAQTVKVHTGWPGDDGGETIVER, encoded by the coding sequence GTGCTGAGCAAGCGGCACGACGGCGGTGATTTCCGGGCCGGCGTCATGGCGCGCGAGCTCGGGCCTCTGCGGCTGATCGAGCTGATCACTCCTGCGGGCGAGTGTTTCCGGGATGCTCGTTGCGCCCGTGCCGAGGACGAGGCTCTGTGGCAGGTCGAACTGGTGACGCGCGGGCGAGCGCGCGTCGAGCAGGGTGGCCGCACCGCCGAACTCGGCCCGGCCGACATGGTCCTCGTCGACCCGGCGCGGCCGGTGCGGTACGCCAGTACCGCCTGCACTCACGTGACGATGCTGGTGTCCCGGCGCGAGCTGCGGCTCCGCCCCGGTGACGCCGACCGTCTGGCAGGCGTGCGCATTCAGGGCGACCGGGGTCCAGGAGCGTTGGTGTCCGCATTGGTGCGGGACATGAACCGGTCGCTGACCGGATTCCGTGCCGGCGAGGCGCATCGGTCGGGGGCCGCGGTGATCGAGCTGATCTCGGTGGCTTTGGAGTCGCAGTTGCACGACGTGCGCTCAGCTTCCGACGAGGTGCTGCGTGGCCGGATCCTCGGCTACATCGAAGCCCGGCTGTCCGATCAGGACCTCGCCCCGGCCAAGGTCGCCGCGGCGCACCACATCTCCGTCCGTCGGCTCCACAAACTCTTCGAAGATCAGGCATTGCCGGTCGCGGCCCATATCCGTCGGCGCCGCCTGGAGCGGTGCCGCGCCGATCTGCTGCGCGGTGACCGGACGGTCGCGGCTGTCGCCGCGCGCTGGGGGTTCGCCGATCCCGCCCATTTCAGCAGGCTCTTCAAAGCGACGTACGGCTGCGGCGCCGCGACGCTGATGTCCAACAACCGTGCACAGACAGTCAAGGTCCACACCGGATGGCCCGGTGATGATGGTGGCGAAACCATCGTGGAAAGGTGA
- a CDS encoding ISL3 family transposase yields MRSTTGSCHCGHSSSRVHGGYVRKLRDAAVGGLGVVIELHIRRFRCENSACAAVTFAEQIAGLTTPHGRYTPLLRGLLMQIGLALAGRAGARLAAAVGITVGRDTLLRMVRSLPEPEIGEVEVLGVDDFAFRKGRHYGTVLIDMATHRPLHLYDGREGEDLAAWLQGHPEVKVICRDRSSGYGEGARVGAPQAQQVADRYHLWANLGQAVEKTVNAHRSRLAEPLAAAEDGPSHLGAEPEVVQSSKELKIVTRLREQHAAAHELWAQGMSKAAIGRKRGLHQATVRKLVNARSADDVVAKSLQRAHVVDPYVGYLHQRWNEGIRNAAQLHREIQELGYPGGELAVQRHLRRYRTGRGHAPAVGPKPPSVREVTSWIMTHPEHLRDGDADKLHRLRERDPELDRLTGHVRKFAVMMTTRHGDRLEEWIAGVERDTLAPLAGFARNLRRDFDAVCNGLSLPHSSGAVEGNINRLKMLKRQMFGRAGLDLLRKRVLLAR; encoded by the coding sequence GTGCGGTCGACGACGGGGTCCTGCCATTGCGGTCACAGCTCGTCGCGGGTGCACGGCGGGTATGTACGCAAGCTGCGTGATGCCGCTGTGGGCGGTCTCGGTGTTGTGATCGAGTTACACATACGTCGCTTCCGCTGTGAGAATTCCGCCTGCGCAGCAGTGACGTTCGCCGAGCAGATCGCGGGGCTGACGACTCCGCACGGCCGCTATACCCCTTTGCTGCGTGGGCTGTTGATGCAGATCGGATTGGCGCTGGCCGGCCGGGCCGGGGCCCGCCTGGCGGCCGCGGTCGGCATCACCGTGGGCAGGGACACGCTGCTGCGGATGGTCCGGTCCTTGCCCGAGCCGGAGATCGGCGAAGTTGAGGTGCTTGGTGTCGACGACTTTGCCTTCCGCAAGGGCCGCCACTACGGCACGGTGCTGATCGACATGGCCACCCACCGGCCGCTGCATCTCTATGACGGTCGCGAGGGCGAGGACCTGGCCGCCTGGCTCCAAGGCCATCCCGAAGTGAAGGTCATCTGCCGGGACCGCTCCAGTGGCTACGGGGAGGGCGCGCGGGTCGGTGCGCCGCAGGCCCAGCAGGTCGCGGACCGATATCACTTGTGGGCCAACCTCGGCCAGGCGGTCGAGAAGACAGTCAACGCCCACCGCTCCCGCCTGGCAGAACCGCTTGCCGCAGCGGAGGACGGCCCCAGCCACCTGGGAGCGGAGCCCGAGGTGGTGCAGTCGTCGAAGGAGCTGAAGATCGTGACCCGGCTGCGGGAGCAGCATGCCGCCGCCCACGAGCTGTGGGCACAGGGGATGTCGAAGGCGGCGATCGGCCGGAAGCGCGGGCTGCACCAGGCCACCGTCCGCAAGCTGGTCAACGCCCGCTCCGCTGATGATGTCGTAGCCAAGAGCCTGCAGCGGGCGCATGTCGTCGACCCGTACGTCGGCTACCTGCACCAACGATGGAACGAAGGCATCAGAAATGCCGCACAGCTCCACCGGGAGATCCAGGAACTCGGCTATCCCGGAGGCGAGTTGGCCGTCCAGCGTCATCTGCGGCGCTACCGCACCGGGCGCGGACACGCACCCGCCGTCGGTCCCAAGCCTCCCTCGGTCCGCGAGGTCACCTCATGGATCATGACCCATCCCGAACACCTCCGCGACGGCGATGCCGACAAGCTGCACCGCCTGCGTGAGCGCGACCCCGAGCTGGACCGGCTCACCGGCCACGTCAGGAAGTTCGCCGTCATGATGACCACACGCCACGGCGACCGGCTCGAGGAGTGGATCGCCGGCGTCGAGCGCGACACCCTGGCTCCGCTTGCGGGCTTCGCCCGCAACCTCCGCCGCGACTTCGACGCCGTCTGCAACGGTCTGTCCCTGCCGCATAGTTCAGGCGCTGTTGAAGGCAACATCAACCGGCTGAAGATGCTGAAACGCCAGATGTTCGGCCGTGCCGGCCTCGATCTCCTCCGCAAACGCGTCCTGCTCGCACGGTGA
- a CDS encoding SDR family NAD(P)-dependent oxidoreductase yields MTITFITGANKGLGRETARRLIACGHTVLLGARDRERGEEAAAALGARYVPIDVTDDASVAAAAANVSEHEGRIDVLINNAGVQGPFGDPSDLTAADALAVLDVNVIGVIRTTTAFLPLLRRSDDPVIINVSSGMGSLAFTHDPARSESHVVVPLYASSKAALTMLTTQYAKGLKGIRVNAADPGYTATDLNGHSGPQTVTEGTDAIVALATEKPGAGTGRFIDRHGEIAWS; encoded by the coding sequence ATGACGATCACCTTCATCACCGGAGCCAACAAGGGGCTCGGCCGCGAGACCGCCCGCCGCCTCATCGCCTGCGGTCACACCGTTCTCCTGGGAGCCCGCGACCGTGAGCGGGGCGAGGAGGCCGCCGCCGCGCTCGGCGCACGCTACGTCCCCATCGACGTCACCGACGACGCGTCCGTGGCCGCCGCCGCGGCGAATGTCTCCGAGCACGAGGGCAGGATCGACGTCCTGATCAACAACGCGGGGGTACAGGGACCCTTCGGCGACCCCAGCGACCTCACCGCCGCCGACGCCCTCGCCGTCCTCGACGTCAACGTCATCGGCGTCATCCGCACCACCACCGCCTTCCTGCCGCTGCTGCGCCGCTCGGACGACCCCGTGATCATCAACGTCAGCAGCGGCATGGGCTCCCTCGCCTTCACCCACGACCCCGCCCGGTCCGAGTCGCACGTCGTCGTGCCGCTGTACGCCTCCTCGAAGGCGGCGCTGACGATGTTGACCACGCAGTACGCCAAGGGCCTCAAGGGCATCCGCGTCAACGCCGCCGACCCCGGCTACACCGCAACCGACCTCAACGGTCACAGTGGCCCCCAAACCGTCACCGAGGGCACAGACGCGATCGTCGCCCTCGCCACCGAGAAGCCCGGCGCCGGCACCGGACGCTTCATCGACCGCCACGGCGAGATCGCCTGGTCCTGA
- a CDS encoding helix-turn-helix transcriptional regulator, translating into MESMSTTPRTGLGAMIRTWRDRLPPSAAGLPVARGRRAAGLRREELADLAGVSVDYIVRLEQGRATTPSVSVVASLARALQLSTTERDHLYRLAQLAPPADGTISDHLPPGMQRVLTRLGDVAAAVFAADWQLVWRNHGWAALLGDPLASPPRLRNFARDRFPVNAGSARLALWPVTEADADATDAAVVSDLRRATGRFPRDSRLARLIRDLNAGNRRFAELWAKGEVTANREVRKTVDHPSVGPVTVDCDVLTDGDTELKIVIMTAVPGSEDETKLQLTAIAGPPATTHN; encoded by the coding sequence ATGGAGAGCATGTCGACGACACCCAGAACCGGACTGGGCGCAATGATCCGCACGTGGCGGGACAGACTGCCTCCGTCGGCCGCCGGGCTGCCGGTGGCCCGCGGGCGCAGGGCAGCGGGGTTGCGGCGTGAGGAACTGGCCGACCTGGCCGGAGTGTCGGTCGACTACATCGTGCGCCTGGAACAGGGGCGGGCCACGACACCCTCAGTGTCGGTGGTGGCGTCCCTGGCACGCGCCCTGCAGCTGTCCACCACCGAGCGGGACCACCTCTACCGGCTGGCCCAGCTCGCACCGCCGGCGGACGGCACGATCTCCGACCATCTCCCGCCCGGCATGCAGCGGGTACTCACCCGCCTCGGAGACGTGGCGGCTGCCGTGTTCGCGGCGGACTGGCAACTGGTGTGGCGGAACCACGGGTGGGCCGCCCTGCTGGGCGACCCCTTGGCCTCACCGCCACGGCTGCGCAACTTCGCCCGCGACAGGTTCCCAGTCAATGCCGGTTCAGCCCGCCTCGCGCTGTGGCCGGTCACCGAGGCGGACGCCGACGCCACCGACGCAGCCGTCGTCTCCGACCTGCGCCGCGCCACCGGCCGCTTCCCCCGGGACAGCCGCCTGGCCAGGCTGATCCGCGACCTGAACGCGGGCAACAGGCGGTTCGCCGAGTTGTGGGCGAAGGGAGAGGTGACCGCGAACCGCGAGGTCCGCAAGACGGTCGACCACCCGTCGGTGGGCCCGGTCACAGTGGACTGCGACGTCCTGACCGACGGCGACACCGAACTCAAGATCGTCATCATGACCGCCGTACCCGGAAGCGAGGACGAGACCAAACTCCAACTCACCGCCATCGCCGGCCCACCGGCCACCACGCACAACTGA
- a CDS encoding IS3 family transposase (programmed frameshift): MGTSKYSPEFRADAVALYHASPGGTYASVAKDVGVNHETLRTWVRDADQAARPEAVEASAMEKENRRLRARVKELELEREILRRAAKYFGGRDQLVSSRFQFVDDHRGAFGVKRLCRMLQVSRSGFYRHLAGAQARAGRARADAELAERITEIHQESDGTYGAPRVTAELRDGGERINHQRVARVMRRFTIVGLHLRKKVRTTIPEPSATPVPDLLQRDHAATTPNTRYVGDITYLPVGNGQFLYLATVLDLSSRRLAGWSIAGHMRTELVTDALKAAAAAAARGADGLRGAIFHSDNGSQYVSKEFAQVCGELGVIRSRGAVGTSADNAAAESLNATMKREMLQGRKRWNGAREARLAVFRWATRYNTRRRHSRLGQISPITYEQRSTTLTTAA; this comes from the exons TTGGGGACGTCGAAGTACTCGCCTGAGTTCCGGGCCGATGCCGTCGCGCTGTACCACGCCAGCCCGGGTGGGACGTATGCGTCGGTGGCCAAGGACGTGGGCGTCAACCACGAGACGCTGCGCACGTGGGTGCGGGACGCCGATCAGGCCGCCCGGCCTGAGGCCGTGGAGGCCTCCGCGATGGAGAAGGAGAACCGTCGGCTGCGGGCGCGGGTGAAGGAACTCGAGCTCGAGCGGGAGATCCTGCGGAGGGCCGCGAAGTATTTTG GCGGCCGAGACCAGCTGGTGAGCAGCCGCTTCCAGTTCGTCGACGATCACCGTGGCGCCTTCGGCGTCAAGCGGCTGTGCCGGATGCTGCAGGTCTCTCGTTCCGGCTTCTACCGACACCTGGCCGGCGCGCAAGCGCGGGCCGGCCGGGCACGGGCCGATGCCGAGCTCGCTGAGCGCATCACCGAAATCCACCAGGAATCCGACGGCACCTACGGGGCCCCGCGCGTCACCGCCGAGCTCCGGGACGGCGGCGAGCGGATCAATCACCAGCGGGTGGCACGCGTCATGAGGAGGTTCACCATCGTCGGGCTCCACCTGCGCAAGAAGGTCCGCACCACCATCCCCGAACCTTCTGCGACGCCGGTGCCGGACCTCCTGCAGCGCGACCACGCCGCGACCACGCCGAACACTCGCTACGTGGGCGACATAACCTACCTGCCGGTGGGCAATGGCCAATTCCTTTATCTGGCAACGGTGTTGGACCTGTCCTCAAGACGACTGGCGGGCTGGTCGATCGCCGGCCACATGCGCACCGAGCTGGTCACCGACGCGCTCAAGGCCGCGGCCGCGGCCGCGGCCCGGGGTGCCGACGGCCTGCGCGGGGCGATCTTCCACAGCGACAACGGGTCGCAATACGTCTCGAAGGAGTTCGCCCAGGTCTGCGGCGAGCTCGGCGTGATCAGATCACGCGGCGCGGTGGGCACGAGCGCGGACAACGCCGCCGCAGAATCGCTGAACGCGACCATGAAAAGAGAGATGCTCCAGGGGAGAAAACGGTGGAACGGGGCCCGCGAGGCCCGGCTCGCGGTCTTCCGATGGGCGACTCGCTACAACACCAGACGAAGGCACTCCCGCCTCGGCCAGATCAGCCCGATCACTTACGAACAGCGATCAACTACGCTGACCACCGCCGCATAA
- a CDS encoding SDR family oxidoreductase, translated as MASKTVLITGATSGIGAHTARLLLDRGHRVVVTGRNESKLKLFLEDAGHPDRLLGLVSDAADWEATESVVTRTVEHFGALDAAVANAGFMTGDSIGDGDPTRWSSMVLTNVLGPALLAHAALPHLEATGGRLVLLGSVAGLKNSPGNLYSATKWATTGLAENLRLHATTRGIGVTLVNPGMIDTPFWQGADVPPFALPPQPIAEAICFALDQPTGVDLNTLTIRPMGQPT; from the coding sequence ATGGCCAGCAAGACCGTACTGATCACCGGCGCGACCAGCGGTATCGGCGCCCACACCGCGCGGTTGCTCCTCGACCGCGGTCACCGTGTGGTGGTCACCGGCCGCAACGAGAGCAAACTGAAGCTTTTCCTCGAGGACGCCGGCCACCCCGACCGGCTGCTGGGCCTCGTCTCGGACGCGGCGGACTGGGAGGCCACCGAGTCGGTCGTGACCCGCACCGTGGAGCACTTCGGGGCCCTCGACGCGGCGGTCGCCAACGCCGGATTCATGACCGGTGACTCCATCGGGGACGGCGACCCGACCCGGTGGTCGTCCATGGTCCTCACCAACGTCCTCGGCCCCGCCCTGCTGGCCCACGCCGCCCTGCCCCACCTGGAGGCCACCGGCGGACGGCTGGTGCTCCTCGGCAGCGTCGCCGGGCTGAAGAACTCTCCCGGGAACCTCTACTCGGCCACCAAGTGGGCCACGACCGGGCTCGCCGAGAACCTGCGCCTGCACGCCACGACCCGCGGCATCGGCGTCACCCTGGTCAACCCCGGCATGATCGACACACCCTTCTGGCAAGGCGCCGACGTTCCCCCTTTCGCCCTGCCTCCCCAGCCCATCGCCGAGGCCATCTGCTTCGCCCTCGACCAGCCGACGGGCGTCGACCTCAACACCCTGACCATCCGGCCCATGGGCCAGCCCACCTGA
- a CDS encoding helix-turn-helix transcriptional regulator, whose product MEPPSENHTGDPTDNRSEIRDFLISRRAKLAPERIGLPTSRRRRVPGLRREEVAALAGVSTEWYTRLEKGHIGGVSEDVLEAVAQALHLNEDERTYLFELARAARPTRRRPNRRKDVKIPSSVQWMVDSMTMAPAFVRTGRLDIVASNALCRSLYSPMFDSDTTGDRGCANFPRYFFLDPGSQDFFVDWEEGARATVAVLRAEAGREPHDRALRELVGELSTLSPDFRTMWASHDVRIRHEGVKRLNHPEVGRVEMTFRDLNLPLPQRAVHDLIIYTAEPGTPSEDRLKLLASWTAPQTSPTEPIRPPS is encoded by the coding sequence ATGGAACCTCCGTCCGAAAACCACACCGGTGATCCCACCGACAACCGCTCGGAGATCCGCGACTTCCTCATCAGCCGACGCGCCAAGCTCGCCCCGGAGCGGATCGGACTGCCCACCAGCCGGCGCCGCCGGGTTCCGGGACTGCGGCGCGAGGAGGTCGCGGCCCTCGCCGGCGTGAGCACCGAGTGGTACACACGGCTGGAGAAAGGCCACATCGGCGGTGTCTCCGAGGACGTGCTGGAAGCGGTCGCGCAGGCACTGCACCTCAATGAGGACGAACGCACCTACTTGTTCGAGCTGGCCAGAGCGGCTCGCCCCACCCGCCGCAGACCGAACCGCCGCAAGGACGTCAAGATCCCGTCCTCCGTCCAATGGATGGTGGACTCCATGACCATGGCCCCCGCCTTCGTCCGCACCGGCCGTCTGGACATCGTCGCGAGCAACGCGCTGTGCAGGTCCCTCTACTCACCGATGTTTGACAGCGACACCACCGGCGACCGGGGCTGCGCCAATTTCCCCCGTTACTTCTTCCTCGACCCGGGCTCCCAGGACTTCTTCGTCGACTGGGAGGAGGGTGCGAGGGCCACGGTCGCGGTGCTCCGCGCCGAAGCCGGACGCGAACCTCACGACCGGGCCCTGCGCGAGCTTGTCGGCGAACTGTCCACGCTCAGCCCCGACTTCCGAACCATGTGGGCCAGCCACGACGTCCGAATCCGTCACGAAGGCGTCAAGCGGCTGAACCATCCCGAAGTCGGCCGCGTGGAGATGACCTTCCGCGATCTGAATCTGCCCCTGCCGCAACGGGCCGTACACGACCTGATCATCTATACGGCCGAGCCGGGCACCCCCTCGGAGGACCGCCTCAAACTCCTCGCCAGTTGGACAGCACCGCAGACCTCACCCACGGAACCAATCCGCCCGCCCAGCTGA